Proteins found in one Deltaproteobacteria bacterium PRO3 genomic segment:
- a CDS encoding helix-turn-helix transcriptional regulator, translated as MNIAQAIKEIRNSRNLTQVQLSYRTRGLVNISTIKRIESGQEVNPTLNTLEALRKALEVDPIEWFFRVIYSQCLPSGEDAPLAPEVIEKMRAATRDWNKAIA; from the coding sequence ATGAACATCGCCCAAGCCATCAAGGAAATCCGTAACTCCCGAAATCTGACCCAGGTCCAGTTGAGCTACCGGACCCGGGGGCTGGTCAACATCAGCACCATCAAGCGCATCGAAAGCGGACAAGAGGTCAACCCGACCCTCAATACCCTCGAGGCGCTGCGCAAGGCCCTGGAAGTGGATCCCATCGAGTGGTTCTTCCGGGTGATCTATTCGCAATGTCTGCCCAGCGGGGAAGACGCGCCGCTGGCGCCGGAAGTGATCGAAAAGATGCGCGCCGCCACCCGCGACTGGAACAAGGCCATTGCCTGA